A window of the Xenopus laevis strain J_2021 chromosome 9_10L, Xenopus_laevis_v10.1, whole genome shotgun sequence genome harbors these coding sequences:
- the socs3.L gene encoding suppressor of cytokine signaling 3 L homeolog, protein MVTQSKFPSMSRALDSSLRLKTFSSRSEYNLVLTAVRKLQESGFYWSTLTGSQANLLLSTEPAGTFLIRDSSDRRHFFTLSVKTESGTKNLRIQCEPCGFSLQTDPRSAQTVPRFDCVLKLLCHYMPTKDSGNGSKRAYYIYSGGERVPLLLSRPLSTNVSSLQHLCRKAVNGTLEGGEGREQLPLPIKDFLQEYDSTV, encoded by the coding sequence ATGGTCACGCAGAGCAAGTTCCCGAGCATGAGCCGGGCACTGGACTCTAGTCTACGGCTTAAGACCTTCTCTTCCCGCAGCGAGTACAACCTCGTGCTGACAGCAGTGCGCAAACTCCAAGAAAGTGGTTTTTACTGGAGCACCTTAACAGGGAGCCAGGCAAACCTACTACTCAGCACAGAACCAGCAGGAACTTTTCTTATCCGAGACAGCTCTGACCGGCGACACTTCTTCACCCTCAGCGTCAAAACTGAGTCTGGCACCAAGAACCTACGCATCCAGTGTGAACCATGTGGATTCTCCTTGCAGACTGACCCACGAAGTGCCCAGACAGTACCACGTTTTGACTGTGTCTTAAAGCTGCTGTGCCATTATATGCCAACAAAGGACTCTGGCAATGGCTCCAAACGGGCATATTACATTTATTCAGGAGGGGAGCGTGTCCCCTTGCTTCTGTCACGGCCACTATCAACCAATGTGTCTTCTCTCCAGCACCTATGTAGAAAGGCTGTGAATGGTACATTAGAAGGGGGAGAGGGTCGGGAGCAGCTGCCGTTGCCCATAAAAGACTTTCTGCAGGAATATGACTCCACTGTGTAG